A window of Periplaneta americana isolate PAMFEO1 chromosome 9, P.americana_PAMFEO1_priV1, whole genome shotgun sequence genomic DNA:
CTGTGACGATAATCCAAGAAAAATGGTCTTCATCCTTGCACCGATATCTGGTGTTTCCCGGTTTCTGTATCCTCTTAGCCTAAGGAGCTAAAGCTAATTTTGGAAGTCTGTCCTTTCCCAACCGTTACGAACATAATTCTTCCAGCGTTGTtcgtaattttgtatttattcggTTAAACaagaactttgtatttttttttcccggTAGGTCAATCTATTTCTGTGCTAGTCCAGTTTCCTTATGTCCAATAGTGGTTTCAAAACGCGAATCAAATCTTCATCCAGTTCCTGGGAATTCCATTTATTTAAATTCTAGATTCCACTGCCACAATTTAATACTGTCTTAGACGTGACGTTGTGGAATGTTAATTTTGTATCCACTGTCATATCTTtgccaaaatatattttaatactacgTCCGCGCATTTCGACATTAGATCAGttttatatgaatgaatgaatgaatagccgaTTTGTTCCTGAAGGGCTAAGGCCTCTTCTTGCGAGGTGTAGCTCGGTAAGACTCACGCGGGAACCTAGTTCGCTTAAGTGGTTAGCTTCGTTGAAATTCGCTCAGTTCTGGACAGTCACTGGATCACTTCCGCACTTCACCTCTTTATTCCTCTCTTACTTCTTTGCGATCGGGCACTGTGTGATCGTGTTCGACACTCCGCACTTCGCGCACTTCCTCCCTTCTTCCCGGTCGGGCACTAGATGATCGTGTTTAGCACTTCCTGCCTCCTTCTTCGGATTGTTCTCCAGTCGTTGCGGTCTCGTGCAGTCCTAGTCCGTTGCAGTTTTATATAGTACAAATAAATTTCCAAGATTAATCAGTATATATTCTCCTATgcgtattattattttccttatctACATAAATTTTCAGACATATTGCCTTGCTTTTGATTCTGAAGTATAAATTTTCATGCCATTATGAATGTAGGCTCTATTGTGATCATCATTTATACAGACCTAAACGAGGTTTGATTTTCACTGACGAAGAAAGTCTCACTACTGTCTCTTTTGTTCCAGATTTGTTGATTTCCAGTTAACTTACTGGACGTCGCCAGCCATTGACCTGCAGTATTTTATGCATAGTAGTGCATCAGCTGAAGCTCTTGAACAATACGAACTATTGATACAAGAGTACTATAACACACTCTGTGAGACCCTAACGCTGTTGAAGCACCCACATCTTCAGCCTACCATGGGTCTTATTAATGAAGAGTTGGAGAAGAGAAGTCGTTTCGCGGTGATCGCGTCCATCGTGATCCGAGCCGTCGTTCTGGCGGACAAGAACAAGGCTCCAGATTTTAACGATATTATTGAAGCGAAGGAAAGTGTGTATTTGAGTGAGGAATACAAAGGGTCTTTCAAGAAGATATTGCTTTTGCTTGAAGCAAGAAAATGGCTATGAATGTGACATTTATAATAAACTACGTCAGCTCCTAAATCAGAAGTTCTGTACTTTCTTAGTCTGTTTAAAATTTCTCCACTCTCAAGAGACAGAAAATTATTAAGATTTCAGATAGTCTGCATTTTGGGTAAATACAAGTGAGAAATCAATTATACACATGTTACCAATTATGtagttaataaataaaacaattaatgttaaaataaaatccaATATCACTATAGTGCAATTTTTCAGCTGTTTTATGGATATAATCAGTTTTCTGCTcacttatttaaatatataaaatagataaattgcaATTAAGAACAAACTGAAATCTTAAGGGAGCAACAATTCACAGCTCCACAGTTAGTACATGTTTCATTTGAGGCGTTCAGCGCACAAATAGTCTAACCCACAACATTATATTCCCATTTTACATATTATCTTGTAATACTACGTCCGCAACGAAGAGCGAAATGCGATACACAAACGAAACTTGTGCTGAAACATCGTTGAAAAACTGGGATT
This region includes:
- the LOC138705972 gene encoding uncharacterized protein isoform X2, which produces MRMIARFHAASLVLYQKDPDIFKPFMENAYSKGEDIGMESLFKGNVTSVAKEVETWPDYKNKFARKLHNLRDTVLEQWTLQIRRKDEEFNVLCHGDLWLNNMMFRYSEETGEVEEVRFVDFQLTYWTSPAIDLQYFMHSSASAEALEQYELLIQEYYNTLCETLTLLKHPHLQPTMGLINEELEKRSRFAVIASIVIRAVVLADKNKAPDFNDIIEAKESVYLSEEYKGSFKKILLLLEARKWL